The following proteins are encoded in a genomic region of Saccharopolyspora antimicrobica:
- a CDS encoding cytochrome c biogenesis CcdA family protein → MIIGYFGAFLGGVLSLLSPCSALLVPAFFAYAFADRVRLLLRTGIFYLGLATTLVPMGVAAGSVGALFNQHRDLVVLIGGSLMILLGAAQIFGFGFGSAAAQRLSGRIKISSALSVYLLGTVYGLAGFCAGPLLGSVLTMAMTGSSPAYGGILLAIYALGMAVPLFVIAALWDRFDLGRRRWLRGRELRIGPLRVHSTTLLSGLVFIALGVLFLTTDGTGSLSGLVSIDAQFTVQSWVQHASGLVSDQLVLLVVLVVLLVVSLLVTRKRRRGEARQDQDSTSG, encoded by the coding sequence ATGATCATCGGCTACTTCGGGGCCTTCCTCGGCGGCGTGCTGTCGCTGCTGAGCCCGTGCTCGGCGCTGCTGGTCCCGGCGTTCTTCGCCTACGCCTTCGCCGACCGGGTCCGGCTGCTGCTGCGCACCGGCATCTTCTACCTCGGCCTGGCCACCACGCTGGTGCCGATGGGCGTGGCAGCGGGCTCGGTCGGCGCGCTGTTCAACCAGCACCGCGACCTCGTGGTGCTGATCGGCGGATCGCTGATGATCCTGCTCGGCGCGGCCCAGATCTTCGGCTTCGGGTTCGGCTCCGCGGCGGCGCAGCGGCTGAGCGGCCGGATCAAGATCTCCTCGGCGCTGTCGGTGTACCTGCTGGGCACCGTCTACGGTCTGGCCGGGTTCTGCGCCGGTCCCCTGCTGGGCAGCGTGCTGACCATGGCCATGACCGGTTCCAGCCCGGCCTACGGCGGAATCCTGCTGGCAATCTACGCCCTGGGCATGGCGGTGCCGCTGTTCGTGATCGCGGCCCTGTGGGACCGCTTCGACCTCGGCAGGCGCCGCTGGCTGCGCGGCCGCGAACTCCGCATCGGCCCGCTCCGCGTGCACAGCACGACGCTGCTGTCCGGCCTGGTCTTCATCGCGCTCGGCGTGCTGTTCCTCACCACCGACGGCACCGGCTCGCTCAGCGGGCTCGTCAGCATCGACGCCCAGTTCACCGTCCAGTCCTGGGTGCAGCACGCATCGGGCCTGGTGTCCGATCAGCTGGTGCTGCTCGTCGTCCTGGTGGTGCTGCTCGTGGTCTCGCTGCTCGTCACCCGGAAACGCCGGCGTGGCGAGGCCCGGCAGGATCAGGATTC
- a CDS encoding M56 family metallopeptidase, with product MTPLLIGLFAYIAVLAVLGPRLIRVCRRWQSAAPRLGLVFWTALATSWVVAVISAGLAAMAQLSGGHGLAALLHACLRALLTIVGVHSLADAPAAIALLGSGVVIGRLLVVAARHVRRTRRHRELHRKTLRLFSNAVVGNGIRVAVVEAEQLAAYCVPGRCSTVVLTTGALRRLVPAERDAVMAHEIAHLRGKHHLMSGWAAILADAFPFVPLLKAASQEIARLVEWIADDRAGRRHGNRAVARALAVMATSPAAPVPKVALAAAGSGVPERVRRLLQPRAAVHSACWRIVAALALPVVALVAAAAVLVPCATADPTPICSGRPSLSASAR from the coding sequence ATGACACCGCTGCTCATCGGGCTGTTCGCCTACATCGCGGTGCTGGCGGTGCTGGGCCCCCGGCTGATCCGCGTCTGCCGCCGCTGGCAGTCCGCGGCCCCGCGGCTCGGCCTCGTCTTCTGGACCGCACTGGCCACCTCGTGGGTCGTGGCGGTGATCAGCGCAGGCCTCGCCGCGATGGCGCAGCTCTCCGGCGGCCACGGGCTGGCTGCGCTGCTGCACGCCTGCCTGCGCGCGCTGCTGACGATCGTCGGTGTGCACAGCCTCGCCGACGCGCCCGCCGCGATCGCGCTGCTCGGATCGGGCGTGGTGATCGGGCGGCTGCTCGTGGTCGCCGCACGTCACGTCCGGCGGACCCGGCGGCACCGCGAGCTGCACCGGAAAACCCTGCGCTTGTTCTCCAACGCCGTCGTCGGAAACGGAATCCGCGTTGCCGTGGTGGAAGCCGAGCAGCTCGCCGCGTACTGCGTTCCCGGCCGGTGCTCCACCGTCGTGCTCACCACGGGCGCGCTGCGGCGCCTGGTCCCGGCCGAGCGCGACGCCGTGATGGCGCACGAGATCGCGCACCTTCGCGGCAAGCACCACCTCATGTCCGGCTGGGCGGCGATCCTCGCGGACGCCTTCCCCTTCGTGCCGCTGCTGAAGGCGGCTTCGCAGGAGATCGCCCGCCTGGTCGAGTGGATCGCCGATGACCGAGCGGGCCGCAGGCACGGGAACCGCGCGGTGGCCCGGGCGCTGGCGGTGATGGCCACGAGCCCGGCCGCCCCGGTGCCGAAGGTGGCCCTCGCCGCGGCGGGCTCGGGTGTTCCGGAGCGGGTCCGGCGTCTCCTCCAGCCCCGGGCGGCGGTGCACTCGGCGTGCTGGCGGATCGTCGCCGCCCTCGCCCTGCCCGTGGTGGCGCTGGTTGCGGCGGCAGCCGTGCTCGTCCCGTGCGCCACGGCTGACCCGACTCCCATCTGCTCCGGCCGCCCGAGCCTCTCCGCTTCCGCGCGGTAG
- a CDS encoding DsbA family protein, translating to MTSKGSPALRWGFAALVVAAVAALAWGAFGGRPSPDQAAPQTATTEQDEIAAVLKSLQRRQPDDPFALGRTDAPVVMIMYEDYRCPFCSKFTADIKPQLIERYVDTGVLRLEWRDFPIFGEESLEIAKAARAAAHQGRFWEFHNAAYARGNGGEKPSFPEETIQEVAREAGVPDLAKFNADRNDPAIMQAIQTDATEGQALGVSSTPSFIVNSQPVLGAQPLDQFVAVIEAERAKV from the coding sequence ATGACCTCGAAGGGCTCGCCGGCGCTCCGGTGGGGGTTCGCAGCGCTGGTCGTGGCCGCCGTCGCGGCGCTGGCGTGGGGCGCGTTCGGCGGCAGACCGTCCCCGGACCAGGCGGCGCCGCAGACCGCCACCACCGAGCAGGACGAGATCGCCGCGGTGCTGAAGTCGTTGCAGCGGCGCCAGCCCGACGACCCGTTCGCGCTGGGGCGCACCGACGCGCCGGTGGTGATGATCATGTACGAGGACTACCGCTGCCCGTTCTGCTCGAAGTTCACCGCCGACATCAAGCCGCAGCTGATCGAGCGGTACGTCGACACCGGTGTGCTGCGGCTGGAATGGCGCGACTTCCCGATCTTCGGCGAGGAGTCCCTGGAGATCGCCAAGGCCGCCCGCGCCGCCGCGCACCAGGGCCGGTTCTGGGAGTTCCACAACGCCGCCTACGCGCGCGGCAACGGCGGGGAGAAGCCGTCGTTCCCGGAGGAGACCATCCAGGAGGTGGCCCGCGAAGCGGGCGTGCCGGACCTCGCGAAGTTCAACGCCGACCGCAACGATCCGGCGATCATGCAGGCGATCCAGACCGACGCGACCGAGGGCCAGGCGCTCGGGGTGTCCAGCACGCCGTCGTTCATCGTCAACAGCCAGCCGGTCCTCGGCGCCCAGCCGCTGGACCAGTTCGTCGCGGTGATCGAGGCGGAACGGGCCAAGGTATGA
- a CDS encoding BlaI/MecI/CopY family transcriptional regulator, which yields MRSLGPLESAVMDHLWSAGDPLSVREVLDGLRDRGLAYTTVATVLENLHRKQWVDRDRVGRVWFYRPRLQASEHAALLMREALAASNSPRATFLRFVDEITEEEAAMLRELLAEAPEDR from the coding sequence ATGCGCAGCCTGGGGCCGCTCGAATCGGCCGTGATGGACCACCTGTGGTCGGCGGGGGATCCGCTGAGCGTGCGGGAGGTGCTCGACGGCCTCCGCGATCGCGGGCTGGCCTACACCACGGTGGCCACCGTGCTGGAGAACCTCCACCGCAAGCAGTGGGTCGACCGCGACCGGGTCGGCCGTGTCTGGTTCTACCGCCCGCGCTTGCAGGCCAGCGAGCACGCCGCGCTGCTGATGCGGGAAGCGCTCGCGGCCAGCAACAGCCCGCGCGCGACGTTCCTCAGGTTCGTCGACGAGATCACCGAGGAGGAAGCCGCGATGCTGCGGGAACTGCTCGCCGAGGCACCGGAGGACCGATGA